The nucleotide window AATCAAACATATCATCTTTTATCTGGAAGGCAATACCTATCTTCTCTCCAAATAACCGCATTTTCTCGATAGTGTTTTCATCTGCACCAGCCGATGCAGCACCACAGGCACAGCAGGAGGCAATCAATGAGGCTGTCTTCTGTCTGATCACTTCGTAATATACCGGCTCATCTATATCCATCCGGCGCACCTTTTCTACCTGTAGCAATTCACCTTCACTCATTTGTTTTACCGCTTCCGATACGATTTTCAGCAAGTTAAAATCGCCGTTATCAATAGAAAGCAGTAGCCCTTTTGATAGCAGGTAATCACCTACTAAAACGGCTATTTTATTTTTCCATAGAGCGTTGATAGAGAAGAACCCACGGCGCTGATAGGAATTATCCACTACATCATCGTGCACCAGGGTTGCAGTATGCAGCAATTCAACTAAAGCAGCGCCACGATGTGTGGCTTCCGTAATCCCTCCGCACATACTGGCCGAAAAAAACACAAACATAGGCCTTATCTGCTTGCCTTTCCGTTTTACAATATAGTGGGTAATACGATCGAGCAGCGGCACCGAGCTTTGCATAGACGCTTTAAACCGGTCTTCAAAAACATCAATATCAGCAGCTATAGGTTTTTTGATCTCGTCGATGCTCAACATGCGGGCGTAGGCAGATTTTATTTTTCTTTTTTTAATAGTATCCGCAACAAACATAAGTAAAAAAACCGTTC belongs to Mucilaginibacter boryungensis and includes:
- a CDS encoding polyprenyl synthetase family protein codes for the protein MLSIDEIKKPIAADIDVFEDRFKASMQSSVPLLDRITHYIVKRKGKQIRPMFVFFSASMCGGITEATHRGAALVELLHTATLVHDDVVDNSYQRRGFFSINALWKNKIAVLVGDYLLSKGLLLSIDNGDFNLLKIVSEAVKQMSEGELLQVEKVRRMDIDEPVYYEVIRQKTASLIASCCACGAASAGADENTIEKMRLFGEKIGIAFQIKDDMFDFGTDDVGKPLGIDIKEKKVTLPLIYALKNCSSSEKKHIINLVKNHHDDAKKITEIIRFVNNAGGLEYAETQMKKYQAEAFEILNTFAPGAARTGLEQLVRFTTERNK